In Bacillus cereus ATCC 14579, a single window of DNA contains:
- the leuC gene encoding 3-isopropylmalate dehydratase large subunit produces MGKRLLDKLWERHVVATNENGLDLLYIDLHLVHEVTSPQAFEGLRLTNRTVRRPDLTFATMDHNIPTKDVWNITDRIAKQQLDTLRQNCKQFQVPLADIGDEEQGIVHVIGPELGLTQPGKTIVCGDSHTATHGAFGALAFGIGTSEVEHVLATQTLWQRKPKAMGIELKGKLPQGVYAKDIILHLLSKYGVAVGTGYVMEFYGEAIHAMDMEERMTLCNMAIEGGAKAGIIAPDEKTFAYVKGRKYAPKDYESIKKKWSELYTDLDAVYDLHILVDVTDLAPYVTWGTNPSMGVRIDEKLPEKHDANDERAFSYMGLSPGQSTYDIPVQHVFIGSCTNSRLSDLEIAASVVKGKKVKEGVRALVVPGSQRVREAAMHKGLHRIFEEAGFEWREPGCSMCLGMNPDQVPEGEHCASTSNRNFEGRQGKGARTHLVSPAMAAAAALYGHFVDIRKESYDGAISYS; encoded by the coding sequence ATGGGAAAAAGGTTACTAGATAAGCTTTGGGAAAGACATGTAGTTGCGACTAATGAAAATGGATTGGATTTATTATATATCGATCTACATCTTGTTCATGAAGTAACGTCACCGCAAGCCTTTGAAGGCTTGCGGCTTACAAATCGAACAGTCCGCAGACCAGATTTAACATTTGCAACGATGGATCATAATATTCCAACGAAAGATGTTTGGAATATTACCGACCGCATTGCGAAGCAGCAACTAGATACACTTCGGCAAAACTGTAAACAATTTCAGGTGCCATTAGCGGATATCGGAGATGAAGAGCAAGGGATCGTTCATGTAATAGGACCAGAACTTGGACTCACACAGCCAGGAAAAACGATTGTTTGTGGTGATAGTCATACAGCAACACACGGTGCTTTTGGCGCACTAGCGTTTGGTATTGGTACGAGTGAAGTGGAACATGTATTGGCAACGCAAACGTTATGGCAACGAAAGCCGAAAGCGATGGGCATTGAGTTAAAAGGGAAGTTACCGCAAGGTGTCTATGCGAAAGATATTATTTTACACCTTCTTTCAAAGTACGGAGTAGCAGTTGGAACAGGTTACGTAATGGAATTTTATGGAGAGGCCATTCATGCTATGGATATGGAAGAGAGGATGACGCTTTGCAATATGGCAATTGAAGGGGGAGCAAAGGCTGGCATTATTGCACCAGATGAAAAAACGTTTGCTTACGTAAAAGGGCGTAAATATGCACCGAAAGACTATGAATCTATTAAGAAAAAATGGTCAGAACTTTATACAGATTTAGATGCAGTTTATGATTTACATATTCTAGTAGATGTTACGGATTTAGCGCCGTACGTTACGTGGGGAACAAATCCTAGTATGGGTGTTCGGATCGATGAGAAATTGCCAGAAAAGCATGATGCAAATGATGAAAGAGCGTTTTCTTATATGGGATTGAGTCCCGGACAAAGTACGTATGACATTCCAGTTCAACATGTTTTCATTGGATCTTGTACAAATTCCAGGCTTTCTGACTTAGAAATTGCTGCATCTGTCGTGAAAGGTAAAAAAGTAAAAGAAGGTGTGCGAGCACTTGTTGTACCTGGATCTCAAAGGGTAAGAGAAGCAGCGATGCATAAAGGATTACATCGCATATTTGAAGAAGCTGGATTTGAATGGAGAGAGCCCGGATGCTCAATGTGTCTAGGTATGAATCCAGATCAAGTGCCTGAAGGAGAACATTGTGCCTCTACGTCCAATCGCAATTTTGAAGGAAGACAAGGAAAGGGAGCACGAACGCATTTAGTTAGCCCGGCAATGGCGGCAGCGGCTGCGTTATATGGTCATTTTGTTGATATTAGAAAGGAGAGTTATGATGGAGCCATTTCGTATTCATAA
- the leuD gene encoding 3-isopropylmalate dehydratase small subunit has protein sequence MEPFRIHKGTAAVLMNDNIDTDQIIPKQYLKRIERTGFGKFLFDEWRYDNNRQENPNFPLNAQERKGASILITGDNFGCGSSREHAPWALADYGFRVIIAGGFADIFYMNCMKNGMLPIVMDKDMREQLAKTDAREQITVDLENEIMTTNTHRFHFTIEKMWKEKLLNGLDEISITMQYEQEIKEYERKVALH, from the coding sequence ATGGAGCCATTTCGTATTCATAAAGGTACTGCCGCAGTACTGATGAATGATAACATTGATACAGATCAAATTATTCCGAAGCAATATTTAAAGAGAATTGAAAGAACTGGGTTTGGGAAGTTTTTATTTGATGAGTGGCGATATGATAATAATCGCCAAGAAAACCCTAATTTCCCGCTTAATGCACAAGAAAGAAAAGGAGCCAGCATATTAATTACAGGTGATAATTTTGGATGTGGCTCGTCAAGAGAACATGCTCCATGGGCACTTGCTGATTATGGTTTCCGCGTTATTATCGCTGGAGGATTTGCCGATATCTTTTATATGAATTGTATGAAGAATGGCATGTTACCGATTGTAATGGATAAAGATATGCGTGAACAACTTGCTAAAACAGATGCGAGGGAACAAATTACAGTTGATTTAGAAAATGAAATAATGACAACGAATACGCATAGATTCCATTTTACGATCGAGAAAATGTGGAAAGAGAAGTTATTAAATGGTTTAGATGAAATTAGTATTACAATGCAATATGAACAAGAAATAAAAGAGTATGAAAGAAAAGTGGCTTTACATTAA
- a CDS encoding ATP phosphoribosyltransferase regulatory subunit: MTKWKRANPNGTRDYLFEECTLIEEVEQKLRLTFLERGYEEIRTPTIEFYDVFAFQNRPIDEEKMYKFFDEKGRIIVLRPDMTIPLARVIGTQRWDTPLKVTYSGNVFRANESHSGKYNEIVQSGIEVIGIDNVRAEIECVISVIQALQKLKVQSFTIEIGQVQLYKCIVKKLSIQDEEERVLRTYIESKNYAALSNFIGEKKLDRCDETVRLLEKLPRLFGNLEVIEEAEKLASSNEMKMAIARVKEMYETIEMLGYGSYISIDLGMIQHLDYYTGVIFKGYIYEIGEEIVSGGRYDELIGNFGEMLPAVGLAVQVNQIVKALQEQQEPYERNQIDIVIHYELNRLAEAERLRNLLRKDGKNAWLSLFSNLSDTFQFARKNKIGTVVEAQNEYLVEYVWNEKWVVQKEGEASCVTFKLR, translated from the coding sequence ATGACAAAATGGAAACGAGCAAACCCGAATGGAACGAGAGATTATTTATTCGAAGAATGTACGTTAATTGAAGAAGTAGAACAAAAATTAAGGCTTACTTTTTTAGAGAGAGGTTATGAGGAAATAAGAACACCTACAATTGAATTTTATGATGTTTTTGCATTTCAAAATAGACCGATAGATGAAGAGAAGATGTATAAATTTTTTGATGAAAAGGGAAGGATTATCGTTTTACGTCCAGATATGACAATTCCTTTAGCGAGAGTTATTGGAACACAGAGATGGGATACGCCACTTAAAGTGACGTATAGCGGGAATGTATTTCGAGCGAATGAATCCCATTCTGGAAAATATAATGAAATCGTACAAAGTGGTATTGAAGTTATCGGGATTGATAATGTAAGAGCTGAAATTGAATGTGTAATAAGTGTCATTCAAGCACTTCAAAAGTTGAAGGTGCAATCTTTTACAATTGAGATTGGGCAAGTACAGTTATATAAATGTATTGTAAAAAAACTCTCCATCCAGGATGAAGAAGAAAGGGTACTTAGAACGTATATAGAAAGTAAAAATTATGCAGCCCTCTCAAATTTTATCGGAGAAAAGAAATTAGATCGATGCGATGAGACAGTAAGATTACTTGAGAAATTGCCAAGGCTATTTGGAAATTTAGAAGTTATTGAGGAAGCAGAAAAGCTTGCTTCAAGTAATGAAATGAAAATGGCAATTGCAAGAGTAAAAGAAATGTATGAAACAATTGAAATGTTAGGATATGGTTCTTACATATCAATTGATTTGGGCATGATTCAACACTTAGATTACTATACGGGTGTTATTTTCAAAGGATATATATATGAAATTGGAGAAGAAATCGTTAGTGGCGGAAGATACGATGAGCTAATTGGGAATTTTGGAGAAATGCTGCCAGCTGTTGGACTCGCGGTACAAGTAAATCAAATTGTGAAGGCACTGCAAGAGCAGCAAGAACCATATGAACGAAATCAAATTGATATTGTGATTCATTATGAGTTAAATAGATTAGCGGAAGCAGAAAGGTTACGAAATTTACTTCGAAAGGATGGGAAAAATGCTTGGTTATCTCTATTCTCTAATTTAAGCGATACCTTTCAATTTGCAAGAAAAAATAAAATAGGAACGGTCGTTGAGGCACAGAATGAATACTTAGTGGAATATGTATGGAATGAGAAATGGGTAGTCCAGAAAGAAGGAGAGGCTTCATGCGTAACATTCAAATTGCGTTAA
- the hisG gene encoding ATP phosphoribosyltransferase, with product MRNIQIALTKGRLEKHVIPLFEQIGIDCSELKNKGRKLVFQSKNTNVSFILVKAVDVATYVEHGVADIGIVGKDILMENEKDIYEMLDLGVGICKFCVASIPTYNPKSYRKKRIATKYPHITSTYFHDKGEDVEIIKIEGSVEIAPLLGLADAIVDIVETGKTLQENGLIVFEEMYFISARMIVNKAALKTKKDEIFSIINMMEQEILSGK from the coding sequence ATGCGTAACATTCAAATTGCGTTAACGAAAGGAAGATTAGAAAAACATGTCATTCCACTTTTTGAGCAGATTGGAATTGATTGTTCCGAGCTCAAAAATAAAGGTCGGAAGCTTGTATTTCAAAGTAAAAATACAAATGTTTCATTTATTTTAGTAAAAGCGGTTGATGTTGCTACTTATGTAGAACATGGGGTAGCTGATATTGGCATCGTTGGAAAAGATATTTTAATGGAAAACGAGAAAGATATTTATGAAATGCTGGATTTAGGAGTGGGGATTTGTAAGTTTTGTGTTGCTTCTATTCCTACGTATAATCCGAAGAGTTACCGGAAGAAAAGAATCGCTACGAAATACCCCCATATTACTTCTACTTATTTTCATGATAAGGGAGAGGATGTAGAAATTATTAAGATAGAAGGTTCTGTAGAAATCGCTCCTCTTCTTGGATTGGCAGATGCGATTGTAGATATTGTTGAAACAGGAAAAACATTACAAGAGAATGGACTCATTGTATTTGAGGAAATGTACTTTATATCGGCTCGGATGATTGTAAATAAGGCAGCCTTAAAAACTAAAAAAGACGAAATATTCAGCATTATAAATATGATGGAGCAAGAAATCTTATCAGGGAAATAG
- the hisD gene encoding histidinol dehydrogenase, with the protein MEIIYEEFKEALSKIKVLRENANIIEETVQRSVREIIRHVREGKDEALSFYTKKFDGVEMKNFRVSEEEIQQASMFVENSFLEALKEAKKNVVSYHEKQKKHSIFDCESKGIIRGQLIRPLENIGVYVPGGTASYPSSVLMNVLPAKLAGVKKIVMVTPPRKGGIDPHILAAADLAGVDEIYTIGGAQAIAALAYGTESIPKVDKIVGPGNLYVALAKREVYGIVNIDMIAGPSEIVVVADETGNAKYIAADLLSQAEHDERATAICITTNMELAKEVEKEVERQLETLPRSEIARESINRNGAIFIVPSLEEALKLSNEIAPEHLELHIKEPMNALDYVKHAGSIFLGPYSPEPLGDYLAGPNHVLPTSGTARFFSPLSVDDFVKKSSFISYTEEALKNVQHHIVELANKEGLHAHARAIQIRFEEEK; encoded by the coding sequence ATGGAAATCATTTATGAAGAATTTAAGGAGGCATTATCTAAAATAAAAGTGCTAAGAGAAAACGCTAATATAATAGAAGAAACTGTTCAAAGAAGTGTAAGAGAAATCATTAGACATGTAAGGGAAGGGAAAGATGAGGCTTTATCTTTCTATACAAAAAAGTTTGATGGTGTAGAGATGAAAAATTTTCGTGTAAGTGAAGAAGAAATACAGCAAGCGAGTATGTTTGTAGAGAATTCATTTTTAGAAGCTTTAAAAGAGGCGAAGAAAAACGTTGTTTCGTATCACGAAAAGCAAAAGAAGCACTCAATATTCGATTGTGAAAGTAAAGGGATAATTAGAGGGCAACTCATTCGGCCGTTAGAAAATATAGGTGTATATGTACCGGGTGGGACAGCCTCATATCCTTCTTCAGTATTAATGAATGTATTGCCGGCGAAACTCGCAGGTGTGAAAAAGATTGTAATGGTAACACCGCCGAGGAAAGGAGGAATTGATCCGCATATATTAGCTGCTGCAGATCTTGCGGGAGTAGATGAAATTTATACGATAGGTGGCGCACAAGCAATTGCTGCTTTAGCATACGGGACGGAATCGATTCCGAAAGTGGATAAAATAGTTGGACCGGGAAATTTGTACGTCGCTCTAGCGAAACGAGAAGTATACGGAATAGTAAATATCGATATGATTGCTGGTCCATCAGAAATTGTAGTTGTCGCGGATGAAACAGGTAATGCAAAATATATCGCAGCGGATTTATTATCGCAAGCAGAGCATGATGAGAGAGCAACGGCGATTTGTATTACAACGAATATGGAACTAGCTAAAGAAGTGGAAAAAGAGGTAGAAAGACAGTTAGAAACGTTACCAAGAAGTGAAATTGCACGTGAATCAATAAATAGAAATGGAGCCATCTTTATCGTTCCTTCTTTAGAGGAGGCGCTAAAGTTATCAAATGAAATTGCTCCAGAACATTTAGAGTTACATATAAAAGAACCAATGAATGCTCTAGATTATGTGAAACATGCAGGCTCTATTTTCCTTGGGCCATATTCACCTGAACCGCTCGGGGATTATTTAGCGGGACCGAATCATGTATTACCAACGAGCGGAACGGCAAGATTTTTTTCTCCGTTATCAGTCGATGATTTCGTGAAAAAATCAAGTTTTATTTCTTATACGGAGGAGGCATTAAAAAATGTACAGCATCATATTGTAGAGCTTGCAAATAAAGAAGGGTTACATGCACATGCGAGAGCAATCCAAATAAGGTTTGAGGAGGAAAAATAA
- the hisB gene encoding imidazoleglycerol-phosphate dehydratase HisB: protein MRQSSQARETTETKIKLNLQLDESTNVSIQTGVGFFDHMLTLFARHGRFGLQVEAEGDVFVDAHHTVEDVGIVLGNCLKEALQNKEGINRYGSAYVPMDESLGFVAIDISGRSYCVFQGELTNPKLGDFDTELTEEFFRAVAHAANITLHARVLYGSNTHHKIEALFKAFGRALREAVEKNANITGVNSTKGML from the coding sequence ATGCGTCAGTCCAGTCAAGCACGTGAGACGACAGAAACAAAAATTAAATTAAATTTGCAGCTTGATGAAAGTACAAATGTATCTATTCAAACAGGGGTTGGTTTTTTCGATCATATGCTTACTTTATTTGCTAGACATGGAAGATTTGGATTGCAGGTTGAAGCAGAAGGTGATGTATTTGTCGATGCACATCACACCGTTGAAGATGTTGGAATTGTACTTGGAAATTGCTTGAAAGAAGCATTGCAAAACAAAGAGGGAATTAATCGTTACGGTTCTGCGTATGTACCGATGGATGAATCTTTAGGATTTGTCGCAATTGATATAAGTGGACGCTCATATTGTGTATTTCAAGGGGAATTAACAAATCCGAAGCTCGGGGATTTTGATACAGAATTGACGGAAGAATTTTTTAGAGCAGTTGCACATGCTGCCAATATTACATTACATGCGCGCGTTCTATACGGAAGTAATACACATCACAAAATTGAAGCATTATTTAAAGCTTTTGGTAGAGCGCTTAGAGAAGCGGTCGAAAAAAATGCCAACATTACTGGTGTAAATTCAACGAAAGGAATGTTGTAA
- the hisH gene encoding imidazole glycerol phosphate synthase subunit HisH yields MIAIIDYGMGNIRSVEQALKYIGAEYIVTSDKKEILRSDGVILPGVGAFPKAMDVLEERDLVCVLKEVCDIGKPLLGICLGMQLLFERSEELKDCSGLGLLPGEIRKLKVSYKIPHMGWNELRKEREFPLWNGLVDGSFVYYVHSYYADCPDEIVCGVSDYGMQVPGFVAKGNVFGAQFHPEKSGEIGMQILKNFQGVVEAWKSSQLSI; encoded by the coding sequence TTGATTGCCATTATAGATTATGGAATGGGGAATATTCGCAGTGTAGAGCAAGCATTAAAATATATTGGCGCAGAGTACATTGTAACGAGTGATAAAAAAGAGATATTGAGAAGCGATGGCGTGATTTTACCGGGAGTAGGTGCATTTCCGAAAGCGATGGACGTATTAGAAGAAAGAGATTTAGTGTGTGTACTAAAAGAGGTTTGTGATATAGGAAAACCACTCCTCGGTATATGTTTGGGCATGCAGCTTTTATTTGAACGAAGTGAGGAACTAAAAGATTGTAGCGGGTTAGGTTTACTACCAGGGGAAATTCGTAAGTTAAAAGTTTCGTATAAAATTCCTCATATGGGATGGAATGAATTAAGGAAGGAAAGAGAATTTCCGCTTTGGAATGGATTAGTGGATGGTTCTTTCGTGTATTATGTTCACTCATATTACGCGGATTGTCCAGATGAAATTGTATGCGGAGTAAGTGATTATGGAATGCAAGTACCAGGGTTTGTCGCGAAAGGAAATGTATTTGGTGCACAGTTTCATCCAGAAAAAAGTGGCGAAATTGGCATGCAAATATTAAAAAATTTTCAAGGGGTGGTAGAAGCATGGAAATCTTCCCAGCTATCGATTTAA
- the hisA gene encoding 1-(5-phosphoribosyl)-5-[(5-phosphoribosylamino)methylideneamino]imidazole-4-carboxamide isomerase → MEIFPAIDLKEGRCVRLYQGEFSKETVMNEDPVAQAIIFEKLGAEILHIVDLDGAIAGESLNLPVIEKICKAVRIPVQVGGGIRSLVTVEKLLSAGVEKVILGTAALYDKSFLEEAVRLYKEKIIVGIDAKNGFVATRGWLDLSEISYVSLAKQMESLGVQTIVFTDISKDGTLAGPNFEQLAILQKSVGIRLIASGGVASIQDVKKLNDMNIYGVIIGKALYEKTIDLEEVLQVTKLC, encoded by the coding sequence ATGGAAATCTTCCCAGCTATCGATTTAAAAGAAGGACGATGCGTTAGACTTTATCAAGGAGAGTTTAGTAAAGAAACGGTGATGAATGAAGATCCAGTAGCGCAGGCGATCATATTTGAAAAGCTTGGAGCGGAAATACTACACATTGTTGATTTAGACGGTGCAATTGCTGGCGAGTCTTTAAATTTGCCCGTCATTGAAAAAATCTGCAAGGCGGTACGTATTCCTGTGCAAGTGGGAGGAGGAATTCGTTCACTTGTAACGGTGGAGAAGTTATTGTCAGCAGGTGTAGAAAAAGTGATTTTAGGAACAGCAGCTCTTTATGATAAGTCATTTTTAGAGGAAGCAGTTCGTCTATATAAAGAGAAAATCATTGTTGGAATTGATGCGAAAAATGGTTTCGTAGCAACGAGAGGTTGGCTTGATCTATCTGAAATTTCTTACGTTAGTTTAGCGAAACAAATGGAAAGTTTAGGTGTTCAAACGATTGTGTTTACAGACATTTCGAAAGACGGGACGCTTGCAGGTCCAAATTTTGAACAATTAGCGATACTTCAAAAAAGTGTGGGCATTCGTCTCATCGCTTCTGGAGGAGTGGCATCTATTCAAGATGTGAAAAAGTTAAATGATATGAATATATATGGTGTCATAATTGGAAAGGCGCTTTACGAGAAAACGATTGATTTAGAAGAAGTATTACAGGTAACGAAGTTATGTTAG
- the hisF gene encoding imidazoleglycerol phosphate synthase cyclase subunit has product MLAKRIIPCLDVKEGRVVKGVNFIGLQDVGDPVEIAEAYNEAGADEIVFLDITATHEGRKTIIDVVEKTAAKVFIPLTVGGGISSVKDMYNLLRAGADKVSINSAAVRNPKLIEEGAEHFGSQCIVVAIDARKVAEGKWNVYVNGGRVDTGMDAIEWAKRVVKLGAGEILLTSMDADGTKSGYDLRLTEEISKSVSIPVIASGGCGHTDHIIEVFQKTTVDAALAASIFHYGEATVQSVKRKLRDANIEVRL; this is encoded by the coding sequence ATGTTAGCGAAACGAATTATTCCATGTCTAGATGTGAAAGAAGGGCGAGTCGTAAAGGGTGTAAATTTTATAGGATTACAAGATGTCGGTGATCCGGTTGAAATAGCTGAAGCATATAACGAGGCAGGGGCAGATGAAATCGTATTTTTAGATATTACGGCGACTCATGAAGGAAGAAAAACGATTATAGATGTTGTAGAAAAAACAGCAGCAAAAGTATTTATTCCTCTTACGGTTGGCGGGGGGATATCAAGTGTGAAAGATATGTACAATTTACTAAGAGCTGGGGCAGACAAAGTTTCAATAAACTCAGCGGCAGTGCGAAACCCGAAGTTAATAGAAGAAGGGGCAGAACACTTTGGATCACAATGTATTGTCGTGGCAATTGATGCTAGAAAAGTAGCAGAAGGTAAATGGAACGTATATGTCAACGGCGGAAGAGTTGACACAGGAATGGATGCCATAGAATGGGCGAAGCGTGTTGTTAAACTTGGGGCAGGTGAAATTTTGTTAACGAGTATGGATGCAGATGGAACGAAAAGCGGATATGACCTTCGTTTAACAGAAGAAATTTCAAAAAGTGTTTCTATTCCAGTCATCGCATCAGGAGGCTGTGGTCATACGGATCATATTATAGAAGTTTTTCAAAAGACAACGGTTGATGCAGCGTTAGCGGCATCCATCTTTCATTATGGTGAGGCGACAGTGCAGAGTGTAAAGCGAAAATTAAGAGATGCAAATATTGAGGTGCGGTTATGA
- the hisI gene encoding phosphoribosyl-AMP cyclohydrolase, with the protein MKPNFSKGLIPAIVIEEGTKDVLMLAYMNEEAYKKTLETKRTWFYSRSRQSLWNKGETSGNVQYVQSLYLDCDQDSIVVNVKQVGPACHTGEKTCFYYQII; encoded by the coding sequence ATGAAACCTAATTTTTCAAAAGGATTAATACCGGCAATTGTCATCGAAGAAGGTACGAAAGACGTTTTAATGCTAGCTTATATGAATGAAGAAGCATATAAAAAAACGTTAGAGACGAAAAGAACATGGTTTTATTCTCGTTCGAGGCAGTCGTTATGGAATAAGGGGGAAACATCAGGGAATGTTCAATATGTGCAATCTTTATATTTAGATTGTGATCAAGATTCAATTGTTGTGAATGTGAAACAAGTAGGACCTGCTTGTCATACGGGAGAGAAGACATGTTTTTACTATCAAATTATATAG
- the hisE gene encoding phosphoribosyl-ATP diphosphatase — protein sequence MENAFKLLYKTIEERKGSPLPESYTNYLFSKGEDKILKKIGEECAEVIIACKNNDKEEVVKEMVDVFYHCFVLLAEKNIALEDVMREVKERNGKLSRVGDRREIDTL from the coding sequence ATGGAAAATGCCTTTAAGTTGCTGTATAAAACAATTGAAGAACGAAAGGGAAGCCCACTTCCTGAATCGTATACAAATTATTTATTTTCAAAAGGAGAAGATAAAATTTTAAAGAAGATTGGTGAAGAGTGTGCTGAAGTAATTATCGCATGTAAAAATAATGATAAAGAAGAAGTAGTGAAAGAAATGGTTGATGTATTTTATCACTGTTTCGTTTTATTAGCTGAAAAAAATATTGCATTGGAAGATGTGATGCGAGAGGTGAAAGAACGAAATGGAAAGCTTTCGAGAGTTGGGGATAGAAGGGAAATAGATACATTATAA